Proteins found in one bacterium (Candidatus Blackallbacteria) CG13_big_fil_rev_8_21_14_2_50_49_14 genomic segment:
- a CDS encoding thioredoxin peroxidase produces the protein MSLVGKKAPDFSAKAVVKGEIVNEFKLSSLQGKYVVLFFYPLDFTFVCPTEIHAFQDKLSAFAERNTEVVGVSTDSHFSHLAWLNTPKAVGGIQGVEYPLVADFNKTIARDYDVLVEDAGVALRGLFLIDQKGVVQHSVVNNLPLGRNIDEALRMVEALQYTEKHGEVCPANWHEGEKAMKATQDGLKTYFGGN, from the coding sequence ATGTCTTTAGTTGGTAAGAAAGCGCCTGATTTTAGCGCTAAAGCTGTTGTAAAAGGCGAAATCGTCAATGAATTCAAACTTTCAAGTTTGCAGGGCAAATATGTTGTTCTGTTTTTCTATCCCCTCGATTTCACCTTCGTTTGCCCTACTGAAATTCATGCCTTTCAGGACAAGCTGAGTGCTTTTGCTGAACGCAATACAGAAGTTGTGGGTGTTTCCACCGATTCTCACTTCTCTCACCTGGCTTGGCTCAATACCCCCAAAGCTGTGGGTGGTATTCAGGGTGTAGAATATCCCCTGGTTGCAGACTTCAACAAAACCATTGCCCGTGATTATGATGTTTTGGTTGAAGATGCTGGTGTGGCCCTGCGTGGTCTTTTCCTGATTGATCAGAAGGGTGTGGTTCAGCACTCTGTGGTCAATAACCTGCCCTTGGGCCGGAATATCGATGAAGCCCTGCGCATGGTTGAAGCCCTGCAGTATACCGAAAAACATGGTGAAGTTTGCCCTGCCAACTGGCATGAAGGCGAAAAGGCCATGAAAGCTACCCAAGATGGTCTGAAAACCTACTTCGGCGGCAACTAA
- a CDS encoding superoxide dismutase — translation MAFELPALPYAYDALEPYYDRETLEIHHSKHHQTYTTKFNEAVQNAGLEGKSVLEILSSLDSIPADKRNPVINHGGGYYNHTFFWESMGPNGGGQPTGDLAAALDAQFGSFDAFKEAFSNKAVGHFGSGWAWLVQTADGKLAITDTHDQICPVSLGQVPLLTVDVWEHAYYLKYRNARPEWVKAFWNVINWQKVAERFAQAQG, via the coding sequence ATGGCTTTTGAATTACCTGCTCTGCCCTATGCCTATGATGCGCTTGAGCCCTATTATGATCGTGAAACCCTCGAAATTCACCACAGCAAGCACCACCAGACCTATACCACCAAGTTCAATGAAGCTGTACAAAATGCGGGCCTCGAAGGCAAATCCGTTTTGGAAATTCTCAGCAGTCTGGACAGTATTCCTGCCGACAAACGCAATCCCGTGATCAACCATGGTGGGGGCTATTACAACCACACCTTTTTCTGGGAATCGATGGGGCCCAATGGAGGCGGACAGCCCACGGGTGATTTAGCGGCTGCATTGGATGCCCAGTTTGGCTCCTTTGATGCTTTTAAAGAAGCTTTCAGCAATAAAGCGGTTGGTCATTTCGGCTCTGGTTGGGCCTGGTTGGTGCAAACCGCCGATGGCAAACTTGCAATCACCGATACCCATGATCAGATTTGTCCTGTCTCTCTGGGCCAGGTTCCCCTGCTGACAGTGGATGTCTGGGAGCATGCCTATTACCTGAAATATCGCAATGCCCGTCCTGAATGGGTCAAAGCTTTTTGGAACGTGATCAATTGGCAAAAAGTGGCCGAGCGCTTCGCACAAGCCCAAGGCTAA